From a region of the Pongo pygmaeus isolate AG05252 chromosome 5, NHGRI_mPonPyg2-v2.0_pri, whole genome shotgun sequence genome:
- the CLDN20 gene encoding claudin-20 — MASAGLQLLAFILALSGVSGVLTATLLPNWKVNVDVDSNIITAIVQLHGLWMDCTWYSTGMFSCALKHSILSPPIHVQAARATMVLACVLSALGICTSTVGMKCTRLGGDRETKSHASFAGGVCFMSAGISSLIPTVWYTKEIIANFLDLTVPESNKHEPGGAIYIGFISAMLLFISGMIFCTSCIKRNPEARLDPPTQQPISNTQLENNSTHNLKDYV, encoded by the coding sequence ATGGCCTCAGCAGGACTCCAGCTCCTTGCTTTCATCCTGGCCTTATCTGGGGTCTCTGGAGTGCTCACAGCCACTCTGCTACCCAACTGGAAGGTGAATGTGGATGTGGACTCCAACATCATAACAGCCATTGTCCAGCTGCACGGGCTCTGGATGGACTGCACATGGTACAGCACCGGGATGTTCAGCTGTGCCCTGAAACACTCCATTCTGTCCCCCCCCATCCACGTGCAGGCTGCGAGAGCCACCATGGTCCTGGCGTGTGTTCTGTCTGCTTTGGGGATCTGCACTTCCACGGTAGGAATGAAATGTACTCGCTTAGGAGGGGACAGAGAAACCAAGAGCCATGCTTCCTTTGCTGGAGGAGTCTGTTTCATGTCTGCAGGAATCTCTAGTTTAATCCCGACAGTATGGTACACAAAGGAGATCATAGCAAACTTTCTGGATCTGACAGTTCCAGAAAGCAACAAACATGAACCTGGAGGAGCTATCTATATCGGATTCATTTCCGCAATGCTGTTGTTTATCTCTGGCATGATTTTCTGCACCTCCTGTATAAAAAGGAATCCAGAAGCTAGGCTCGACCCACCCACGCAGCAGCCTATCTCTAACACACAGCTCGAGAACAATTCCACACACAATCTGAAGGATTATGTGTAA